One window of the Saccopteryx bilineata isolate mSacBil1 chromosome 2, mSacBil1_pri_phased_curated, whole genome shotgun sequence genome contains the following:
- the EPN3 gene encoding epsin-3 isoform X2, translating into MTTSALRRQVKNIVHNYSEAEIKVREATSNDPWGPPSSLMSEIADLTFNTVAFAEVMGMLWRRLNDSGKNWRHVYKALTLLDYLLKTGSERVAHQCRENLFTIQTLKDFQYIDRDGKDQGVNVREKVKQVMALLKDEERLRQERTHALKTKERMALEGMAMGSGQLGFSRRHGEDYSRSRGSPSSYNYLEQARPQTSGEEELQLQLALAMSREEAEKPVPPASLRDEDLQLQLALRLSRQEHQKEVRSWRGDDSPMANGAGAAGHRRRDREPERGERKEEEKLKTSQSSILDLADIFAPTPALPSSHCSADPWDIPGLRPNTEPSGSSWGPSADPWSPVPSGSTLSRSQPWDLTPTLSSSEPWGRTPVLPAGAPTTDPWAQNSSNHKLPNTGADPWGALVETSSTSGLGVTSTFDPFAKPPASTETKERLEGAQALPSEKPSSPAELDLFGDPIPSSKQNGTKEPDAFDLVVVGDALTQPSKEARARTPESFLGPSASSLVNLDSLVKAPQPAKTRNPFLTDLCAPSPTNPFGGGEQGRPTLNQMRTGSPALGLAAGRPIGAPLSSMTYSASLPLPLSSVPAGVALPGSVSVFPRAGAFTPPPASLPPPLLPTSDSAGPLHPTPQAGTNPFL; encoded by the exons ATGACGACCTCAGCGCTGCGGCGCCAGGTGAAGAACATCGTGCACAACTACTCAGAGGCAGAGATCAAGGTGCGCGAAGCCACCAGCAATGACCCCTGGGGTCCGCCCAGCTCGCTTATGTCCGAGATCGCTGACCTGACCTTCAACACGGTGGCCTTCGCGGAGGTCATGGGCATGCTGTGGCGGCGCCTCAATGACAGTGGCAAGAACTGGAGGCACGTCTACAAGGCGCTCACGCTGCTGGACTACCTGCTCAAGACAGGCTCCGAGCGGGTGGCCCATCAGTGCCGTGAGAACCTCTTCACCATCCAGACGCTCAAGGACTTCCAGTACATAGACCGTGACGGCAAAGACCAGGGCGTCAATGTGCGCGAGAAGGTCAAGCAGGTGATGGCCCTGCTCAAGGACGAGGAGCGCCTCCGGCAGGAGAGGACCCACGCCCTCAAGACCAAGGAGCGCATGGCGCTGGAGGGCATGGCCATGGGCAGCGGGCAGCTGGGCTTCAGCCGCCGCCACGGCGAGGACTACAGCCGCTCTCGGGGTTCCCCATCCTCCTACAATT ACCTGGAGCAGGCCCGGCCCCAGACTTCGGGAGAAGAGGAGCTGCAGctgcagctggccctggccatgaGCCGAGAGGAGGCGGAGAAG CCGGTCCCCCCGGCCTCCCTCAGGGATGAGGACCTGCAGTTGCAGCTGGCCTTGCGCCTGAGCCGGCAAGAGCACCAGAAG GAGGTGAGGTCCTGGCGGGGAGATGACTCCCCGATGGCCAACGGTGCCGGGGCCGCAGGCCACCGTCGGCGGGACAGAGAGccggagagaggagagagaaaggaggaggagaagctgaaaaCCAGCCAG TCCTCCATCCTGGACTTGGCGGACATCTTTGCAcccaccccagctctgccctcctcACACTGCTCTGCTGACCCATGGGACATCCCAG GTCTCAGGCCCAACACAGAGCCCAGTGGCTCCTCCTGGGGGCCTTCTGCAGACCCCTGGTCTCCGGTCCCCTCAGGAAGTACCCTGTCCAGAAGCCAGCCATGGGACCTGACCCCTACCCTCTCCTCCTCTGAGCCCTGGGGCCGGACCCCAGTGCTGCCGGCTGGAGCCCCAACTACAGACCCCTGGGCACAGAACTCCTCCAACCACAAACTCCCCAACACTGGGGCTGATCCTTGGGGGGCCTTGGTGGAAACTTCCAGCACATCTG GTCTAGGTGTTACCTCAACCTTTGACCCATTTGCCAAACCTCCAGCATCCACAGAGACCAAGGAGAGGCTGGAGGGTGCCCAGGCTCTGCCCTCTGAGAAGCCCAGCAGTCCTGCGG AGCTGGACCTGTTTGGAGACCCCATTCCCAGTTCCAAGCAAAATGGTACCAAGGAGCCAGATGCCTTTGACCTGGTTGTCGTGGGGGATGCCCTAACCCAGCCCAGCAAGGAGGCCCGAGCTCGCACTCCTGAGTCCTTCCTGGGCCCCTCAGCCTCCTCTTTGGTCAACCTTgactccttggtcaaggcacccCAGCCTGCAAAGACCCGGAACCCCTTCCTGACAG ATCTCTGCGCTCCATCCCCCACCAACCCGTTTGGAGGGGGCGAACAGGGCAGGCCGACCCTGAACCAGATGCGAACCGGGTCGCCGGCGCTGGGCCTGGCGGCCGGAAGGCCGATCGGGGCGCCCTTGAGCTCCATGACCTACAgcgcctccctgcccctcccactcAGCAGCGTGCCGGCCGGCGTGGCCCTCCCCGGCTCAGTCAGCGTCTTCCCGCGGGCCGGCGCCTTCACGCCGCCACCCGCGAGCCTGCCGCCACCACTGCTGCCCACGTCGGACTCAGCCGGGCCGCTCCATCCCACCCCGCAGGCCGGCACCAACCCCTTCCTCTGA
- the MYCBPAP gene encoding MYCBP-associated protein isoform X1, with the protein MKSLKKESRLRLPPAKFLEAVSESIKEKKRTKVPEQITPPIQEEPEPVSNVLQGDDILALAIKEEDLKKQHTSCFIETRDKPVITQKFIIRKLRPKDPRRKVCHIVAHPATPDAATKPLDYYGLGDSLYSGDQILPHHILGSLQEFRRIAVARGNIQLAKLIHTPPCPMTVISTPEESKQEQKAPKEEKAPPWAPPFERNRVKNWRRNLALWKRQQEALSERLQKPVGELLMHIGETYRRIQEERQLIDQILPTQHDGKCSEETSGFWSQLEYLGDEMTGLVITKTKSQRGLLEPVTRIRKPHVIQKEMGLLGQKDAWYRYTWDRSLFLIHRRKELQSIMAELGFSQQDIDGLEVVGRGQPFSAVTVEDDAALERSQERSPEDPVSLDSLTPDEASVPVLGPSLLFCGKPACWIRDSNPQGKKRVGIAVRLTFETLEGQKTSSELTVVNNGTVAIRYDWRRRSQRDSFQDLKKNRTQRFYFNNRGDVILPGETKTFSFFFKSLNAGIFREFWEFGTHPILLGGAVLQVNLHAVSLALDIYRDARKSLEEDLASHEAVTIVNSMLQELLQGVLTPERARSPADAYLTEEDLFRHRNPRLHYQYQVVQNLHGLYRQYMILPSKAKEVRPGEDEAVGPRARAATAQSVYSDRASTNTESVAHVRIPVLEPQPPQKETTAVGNSQDSFRAQKSRAGPRSSVRKSIMEETLVEGSPDPERAKSLRELEGLPVPEWSLCLEDLRKAMMTLPEENQREDALTRLNKAALELCQEQRPLQSDFLYQMCLQLWRDVSDSLVNHSLWLRALLGLPEKETIYLDMLEEQDRKSPLVMEVKVTSGRAGKEDRKGTAQEKKQLGIKDKEDKKGAKMLGKEDRLNSKKQKAKDDKKPVKSPSRDKLFLEDPAPVIITSSQDPIDPQVMKEYTQRLYTEVYGLLETLVTGLMVLADELSPIKNAEEPLHLCI; encoded by the exons GACTTGAAAAAG caaCACACTTCTTGCTTTATTGAAACAAGAGATAAACCTGTCATTACCCAGAAATTTATTATCCGTAAACTCAGACCCAAGGATCCTAGGAGGAAAGTCTGCCACATCGTAGCACATCCCGCTACTCCAGATGCCGCCACAAAGCCCCTGGACTACTACG GTCTGGGTGACAGCCTCTACAGTGGTGACCAGATCCTGCCCCACCATATCTTGGGGAGTCTCCAGGAGTTTCGGAGAATTGCAGTTGCTCGAGGGAACATTCAG CTGGCCAAGCTGATACACACCCCGCCCTGTCCGATGACTGTCATCTCGACCCCAGAGGAGTCGAAGCAGGAGCAGAAAGCACCCAAAGAAGAGAAGGCACCTCCCTGGGCCCCACCTTTTGAGCGCAACCGTGTGAAAAACTGGCGGCGCAACCTAGCCCTGTGGAAGAGGCAGCAAGAGGCCCTCAGCG AGCGCCTGCAGAAACCCGTTGGCGAGCTGCTGATGCACATCGGGGAGACCTACAGACGGATCCAGGAGGAGCGGCAGCTCATTGACCAAATCCTTCCAACACAGCATGACGGGAAG TGCTCTGAGGAGACCAGCGGGTTCTGGAGTCAGCTGGAATACTTGGGAGATGAAATGACGGGTCTGGTGATAACGAAGACAAAATCTCAGCGTGGCCTCCTGGAGCCCGTCACTCGCATCAGGAAGCCGCACGTCATCCAGAAGGAGATGG GCTTGCTGGGCCAGAAGGATGCTTGGTACCGCTACACCTGGGATCGGAGTCTGTTCCTCATCCACCGACGCAAAGAGCTGCAGAGCATCATGGCAGAGCTGGGTTTCAGCCAGCAG GACATTGATGGCCTGGAGGTGGTGGGCAGGGGGCAGCCTTTCTCGGCTGTGACAGTGGAAGACGATGCAGCGTTGGAAAGGAGCCAGGAAAGGTCCCCGGAAGACCCAGTGAGCTT AGATTCATTGACCCCTGATGAGGCCTCCGTGCCTGTTCTTGGCCCTTCTCTGCTGTTCTGTGGGAAGCCAGCCTGCTGGATCAGAGACAGTAACCCACAGGGCAAG AAGCGCGTTGGAATTGCTGTCCGCTTGACCTTTGAAACTTTAGAAGGGCAGAAAACATCTTCGGAATTGACTGTGGTCAATAATGGCACGGTAGCTATTCGGTATGACTGGCGACGGCGGTCCCAGCGGGACTCTTTCCAAGACCTGAAGAAAAACAGGACGCAACGGTTTTACTTTAATAATCGGGGAG ATGTGATTCTGCCTGGAGAAACAAaaaccttttccttcttcttcaaatCTTTGAATGCTGGGATCTTCAGGGAATTTTGGGAGTTTGGAACTCACCCCATCCTGTTAGGAGGTGCTGTCCTGCAGGTCAATCTCCATGCAGTCTCCCTGGCCCTGGACATTTATAGGGATGCGAGGAAGTCACTGGAG GAAGACCTAGCGTCCCACGAGGCGGTCACCATCGTGAACAGCATGCTGCAGGAGCTGCTGCAGGGGGTCCTGACCCCGGAGCGTGCGCGGTCGCCCGCGGACGCCTACCTCACGGAGGAGGACTTGTTCCGCCACAGGAACCCGCGG CTGCATTACCAGTACCAGGTGGTGCAGAACCTGCACGGACTGTACAGGCAGTACATGATCCTACCCTCCAAGGCCAAGGAGGTCAGGCCGGGCGAGGACGAGGCCGTCGGCCCCAGGGCCCGGGCGGCCACGGCCCAGTCGGTCTACTCGGACAGGGCCTCCACGAACACCGAGTCTGTAGCACACGTCAGGATTCCGGTCTTGGAACCTCAGCCGCCCCAAAAGGAGACTACGGCCGTCGGGAACTCCCAAGATTCTTTCAGGGCCCAGAAGAGCCGAGCAGGGCCCAGGAGTTCTGTGCGGAAGAGCATCATGGAGGAGACCCTGGTGGAGGGGAGCCCGGACCCGGAGAGAGCCAAGAGCCTCAGGGAGCTGGAGGGCCTCCCCGTGCCCGAGTGGAGCCTCTGCCTGGAGGACCTCCGAAAG GCAATGATGACACTCCCTGAGGAGAACCAGAGAGAAGACGCCCTAACCAGGCTCAACAAAGCAGCGCTGGAGCTGTGCCAGGAACAGAGGCCGCTCCAGTCCGACTTCCTGTACCAGATGTG TTTGCAGCTGTGGCGGGATGTGAGTGACAGCCTGGTGAACCATTCCCTGTGGCTGAGGGCTCTGCTGGGCCTGCCTGAGAAGGAAACCATCTACTTGGACATGCTAGAAGAGCAAG ATAGAAAATCACCTCTTGTCATGGAAGTGAAGGTAACTTCGGGGAGAGCTGGGAAGGAGGACCGGAAGGGGACAGCCCAGGAAAAGAAGCAGCTGGGAATCAAagacaaagaagataaaaagggAGCCAAGATGCTGGGGAAGGAG GACCGTTTAAACAGCAAGAAGCAGAAGGCAAAGGATGACAAGAAACCTGTGAAATCTCCAAGTCGGGACAAGCTTTTCTTGGAAGACCCTGCCCCTGTCATTATCACTTCTTCTCAGGATCCCATAGATCCCCAGGTCATGAAGGAATACACCCAGAGGTTGTACACTGAG GTCTATGGGCTGCTGGAAACCCTGGTGACCGGCCTAATGGTTCTAGCTGACGAGCTCAGCCCCATAAAGAATGCTGAGGAGCCTTTGCATCTTTGCATTTGA
- the MYCBPAP gene encoding MYCBP-associated protein isoform X2, translating into MKSLKKESRLRLPPAKFLEAVSESIKEKKRTKVPEQITPPIQEEPEPVSNVLQGDDILALAIKEEDLKKQHTSCFIETRDKPVITQKFIIRKLRPKDPRRKVCHIVAHPATPDAATKPLDYYGLGDSLYSGDQILPHHILGSLQEFRRIAVARGNIQLAKLIHTPPCPMTVISTPEESKQEQKAPKEEKAPPWAPPFERNRVKNWRRNLALWKRQQEALSERLQKPVGELLMHIGETYRRIQEERQLIDQILPTQHDGKCSEETSGFWSQLEYLGDEMTGLVITKTKSQRGLLEPVTRIRKPHVIQKEMGLLGQKDAWYRYTWDRSLFLIHRRKELQSIMAELGFSQQDIDGLEVVGRGQPFSAVTVEDDAALERSQERSPEDPVSLDSLTPDEASVPVLGPSLLFCGKPACWIRDSNPQGKKRVGIAVRLTFETLEGQKTSSELTVVNNGTVAIRYDWRRRSQRDSFQDLKKNRTQRFYFNNRGDVILPGETKTFSFFFKSLNAGIFREFWEFGTHPILLGGAVLQVNLHAVSLALDIYRDARKSLEEDLASHEAVTIVNSMLQELLQGVLTPERARSPADAYLTEEDLFRHRNPRLHYQYQVVQNLHGLYRQYMILPSKAKEVRPGEDEAVGPRARAATAQSVYSDRASTNTESVAHVRIPVLEPQPPQKETTAVGNSQDSFRAQKSRAGPRSSVRKSIMEETLVEGSPDPERAKSLRELEGLPVPEWSLCLEDLRKAMMTLPEENQREDALTRLNKAALELCQEQRPLQSDFLYQMCLQLWRDVSDSLVNHSLWLRALLGLPEKETIYLDMLEEQDRKSPLVMEVKDRLNSKKQKAKDDKKPVKSPSRDKLFLEDPAPVIITSSQDPIDPQVMKEYTQRLYTEVYGLLETLVTGLMVLADELSPIKNAEEPLHLCI; encoded by the exons GACTTGAAAAAG caaCACACTTCTTGCTTTATTGAAACAAGAGATAAACCTGTCATTACCCAGAAATTTATTATCCGTAAACTCAGACCCAAGGATCCTAGGAGGAAAGTCTGCCACATCGTAGCACATCCCGCTACTCCAGATGCCGCCACAAAGCCCCTGGACTACTACG GTCTGGGTGACAGCCTCTACAGTGGTGACCAGATCCTGCCCCACCATATCTTGGGGAGTCTCCAGGAGTTTCGGAGAATTGCAGTTGCTCGAGGGAACATTCAG CTGGCCAAGCTGATACACACCCCGCCCTGTCCGATGACTGTCATCTCGACCCCAGAGGAGTCGAAGCAGGAGCAGAAAGCACCCAAAGAAGAGAAGGCACCTCCCTGGGCCCCACCTTTTGAGCGCAACCGTGTGAAAAACTGGCGGCGCAACCTAGCCCTGTGGAAGAGGCAGCAAGAGGCCCTCAGCG AGCGCCTGCAGAAACCCGTTGGCGAGCTGCTGATGCACATCGGGGAGACCTACAGACGGATCCAGGAGGAGCGGCAGCTCATTGACCAAATCCTTCCAACACAGCATGACGGGAAG TGCTCTGAGGAGACCAGCGGGTTCTGGAGTCAGCTGGAATACTTGGGAGATGAAATGACGGGTCTGGTGATAACGAAGACAAAATCTCAGCGTGGCCTCCTGGAGCCCGTCACTCGCATCAGGAAGCCGCACGTCATCCAGAAGGAGATGG GCTTGCTGGGCCAGAAGGATGCTTGGTACCGCTACACCTGGGATCGGAGTCTGTTCCTCATCCACCGACGCAAAGAGCTGCAGAGCATCATGGCAGAGCTGGGTTTCAGCCAGCAG GACATTGATGGCCTGGAGGTGGTGGGCAGGGGGCAGCCTTTCTCGGCTGTGACAGTGGAAGACGATGCAGCGTTGGAAAGGAGCCAGGAAAGGTCCCCGGAAGACCCAGTGAGCTT AGATTCATTGACCCCTGATGAGGCCTCCGTGCCTGTTCTTGGCCCTTCTCTGCTGTTCTGTGGGAAGCCAGCCTGCTGGATCAGAGACAGTAACCCACAGGGCAAG AAGCGCGTTGGAATTGCTGTCCGCTTGACCTTTGAAACTTTAGAAGGGCAGAAAACATCTTCGGAATTGACTGTGGTCAATAATGGCACGGTAGCTATTCGGTATGACTGGCGACGGCGGTCCCAGCGGGACTCTTTCCAAGACCTGAAGAAAAACAGGACGCAACGGTTTTACTTTAATAATCGGGGAG ATGTGATTCTGCCTGGAGAAACAAaaaccttttccttcttcttcaaatCTTTGAATGCTGGGATCTTCAGGGAATTTTGGGAGTTTGGAACTCACCCCATCCTGTTAGGAGGTGCTGTCCTGCAGGTCAATCTCCATGCAGTCTCCCTGGCCCTGGACATTTATAGGGATGCGAGGAAGTCACTGGAG GAAGACCTAGCGTCCCACGAGGCGGTCACCATCGTGAACAGCATGCTGCAGGAGCTGCTGCAGGGGGTCCTGACCCCGGAGCGTGCGCGGTCGCCCGCGGACGCCTACCTCACGGAGGAGGACTTGTTCCGCCACAGGAACCCGCGG CTGCATTACCAGTACCAGGTGGTGCAGAACCTGCACGGACTGTACAGGCAGTACATGATCCTACCCTCCAAGGCCAAGGAGGTCAGGCCGGGCGAGGACGAGGCCGTCGGCCCCAGGGCCCGGGCGGCCACGGCCCAGTCGGTCTACTCGGACAGGGCCTCCACGAACACCGAGTCTGTAGCACACGTCAGGATTCCGGTCTTGGAACCTCAGCCGCCCCAAAAGGAGACTACGGCCGTCGGGAACTCCCAAGATTCTTTCAGGGCCCAGAAGAGCCGAGCAGGGCCCAGGAGTTCTGTGCGGAAGAGCATCATGGAGGAGACCCTGGTGGAGGGGAGCCCGGACCCGGAGAGAGCCAAGAGCCTCAGGGAGCTGGAGGGCCTCCCCGTGCCCGAGTGGAGCCTCTGCCTGGAGGACCTCCGAAAG GCAATGATGACACTCCCTGAGGAGAACCAGAGAGAAGACGCCCTAACCAGGCTCAACAAAGCAGCGCTGGAGCTGTGCCAGGAACAGAGGCCGCTCCAGTCCGACTTCCTGTACCAGATGTG TTTGCAGCTGTGGCGGGATGTGAGTGACAGCCTGGTGAACCATTCCCTGTGGCTGAGGGCTCTGCTGGGCCTGCCTGAGAAGGAAACCATCTACTTGGACATGCTAGAAGAGCAAG ATAGAAAATCACCTCTTGTCATGGAAGTGAAG GACCGTTTAAACAGCAAGAAGCAGAAGGCAAAGGATGACAAGAAACCTGTGAAATCTCCAAGTCGGGACAAGCTTTTCTTGGAAGACCCTGCCCCTGTCATTATCACTTCTTCTCAGGATCCCATAGATCCCCAGGTCATGAAGGAATACACCCAGAGGTTGTACACTGAG GTCTATGGGCTGCTGGAAACCCTGGTGACCGGCCTAATGGTTCTAGCTGACGAGCTCAGCCCCATAAAGAATGCTGAGGAGCCTTTGCATCTTTGCATTTGA
- the EPN3 gene encoding epsin-3 isoform X1: MTTSALRRQVKNIVHNYSEAEIKVREATSNDPWGPPSSLMSEIADLTFNTVAFAEVMGMLWRRLNDSGKNWRHVYKALTLLDYLLKTGSERVAHQCRENLFTIQTLKDFQYIDRDGKDQGVNVREKVKQVMALLKDEERLRQERTHALKTKERMALEGMAMGSGQLGFSRRHGEDYSRSRGSPSSYNSSSSSPRYASDLEQARPQTSGEEELQLQLALAMSREEAEKPVPPASLRDEDLQLQLALRLSRQEHQKEVRSWRGDDSPMANGAGAAGHRRRDREPERGERKEEEKLKTSQSSILDLADIFAPTPALPSSHCSADPWDIPGLRPNTEPSGSSWGPSADPWSPVPSGSTLSRSQPWDLTPTLSSSEPWGRTPVLPAGAPTTDPWAQNSSNHKLPNTGADPWGALVETSSTSGLGVTSTFDPFAKPPASTETKERLEGAQALPSEKPSSPAELDLFGDPIPSSKQNGTKEPDAFDLVVVGDALTQPSKEARARTPESFLGPSASSLVNLDSLVKAPQPAKTRNPFLTDLCAPSPTNPFGGGEQGRPTLNQMRTGSPALGLAAGRPIGAPLSSMTYSASLPLPLSSVPAGVALPGSVSVFPRAGAFTPPPASLPPPLLPTSDSAGPLHPTPQAGTNPFL; the protein is encoded by the exons ATGACGACCTCAGCGCTGCGGCGCCAGGTGAAGAACATCGTGCACAACTACTCAGAGGCAGAGATCAAGGTGCGCGAAGCCACCAGCAATGACCCCTGGGGTCCGCCCAGCTCGCTTATGTCCGAGATCGCTGACCTGACCTTCAACACGGTGGCCTTCGCGGAGGTCATGGGCATGCTGTGGCGGCGCCTCAATGACAGTGGCAAGAACTGGAGGCACGTCTACAAGGCGCTCACGCTGCTGGACTACCTGCTCAAGACAGGCTCCGAGCGGGTGGCCCATCAGTGCCGTGAGAACCTCTTCACCATCCAGACGCTCAAGGACTTCCAGTACATAGACCGTGACGGCAAAGACCAGGGCGTCAATGTGCGCGAGAAGGTCAAGCAGGTGATGGCCCTGCTCAAGGACGAGGAGCGCCTCCGGCAGGAGAGGACCCACGCCCTCAAGACCAAGGAGCGCATGGCGCTGGAGGGCATGGCCATGGGCAGCGGGCAGCTGGGCTTCAGCCGCCGCCACGGCGAGGACTACAGCCGCTCTCGGGGTTCCCCATCCTCCTACAATT CTTCCTCCTCATCCCCCCGCTACGCCTCAGACCTGGAGCAGGCCCGGCCCCAGACTTCGGGAGAAGAGGAGCTGCAGctgcagctggccctggccatgaGCCGAGAGGAGGCGGAGAAG CCGGTCCCCCCGGCCTCCCTCAGGGATGAGGACCTGCAGTTGCAGCTGGCCTTGCGCCTGAGCCGGCAAGAGCACCAGAAG GAGGTGAGGTCCTGGCGGGGAGATGACTCCCCGATGGCCAACGGTGCCGGGGCCGCAGGCCACCGTCGGCGGGACAGAGAGccggagagaggagagagaaaggaggaggagaagctgaaaaCCAGCCAG TCCTCCATCCTGGACTTGGCGGACATCTTTGCAcccaccccagctctgccctcctcACACTGCTCTGCTGACCCATGGGACATCCCAG GTCTCAGGCCCAACACAGAGCCCAGTGGCTCCTCCTGGGGGCCTTCTGCAGACCCCTGGTCTCCGGTCCCCTCAGGAAGTACCCTGTCCAGAAGCCAGCCATGGGACCTGACCCCTACCCTCTCCTCCTCTGAGCCCTGGGGCCGGACCCCAGTGCTGCCGGCTGGAGCCCCAACTACAGACCCCTGGGCACAGAACTCCTCCAACCACAAACTCCCCAACACTGGGGCTGATCCTTGGGGGGCCTTGGTGGAAACTTCCAGCACATCTG GTCTAGGTGTTACCTCAACCTTTGACCCATTTGCCAAACCTCCAGCATCCACAGAGACCAAGGAGAGGCTGGAGGGTGCCCAGGCTCTGCCCTCTGAGAAGCCCAGCAGTCCTGCGG AGCTGGACCTGTTTGGAGACCCCATTCCCAGTTCCAAGCAAAATGGTACCAAGGAGCCAGATGCCTTTGACCTGGTTGTCGTGGGGGATGCCCTAACCCAGCCCAGCAAGGAGGCCCGAGCTCGCACTCCTGAGTCCTTCCTGGGCCCCTCAGCCTCCTCTTTGGTCAACCTTgactccttggtcaaggcacccCAGCCTGCAAAGACCCGGAACCCCTTCCTGACAG ATCTCTGCGCTCCATCCCCCACCAACCCGTTTGGAGGGGGCGAACAGGGCAGGCCGACCCTGAACCAGATGCGAACCGGGTCGCCGGCGCTGGGCCTGGCGGCCGGAAGGCCGATCGGGGCGCCCTTGAGCTCCATGACCTACAgcgcctccctgcccctcccactcAGCAGCGTGCCGGCCGGCGTGGCCCTCCCCGGCTCAGTCAGCGTCTTCCCGCGGGCCGGCGCCTTCACGCCGCCACCCGCGAGCCTGCCGCCACCACTGCTGCCCACGTCGGACTCAGCCGGGCCGCTCCATCCCACCCCGCAGGCCGGCACCAACCCCTTCCTCTGA